GTGTGTGGGCAGCGGCAGAGCCCATGTCCTCGTCGGTACATGCGCCGCTGTAAGCGTGGCCTGTGCTGCGGCCTCGCCCGCCCTCGCCGTCGCGCCTCGTCGGTCTTGAGCGGCGATGATGAGTGTTGTTGAAGTAGCATGATGCAGTCCGGTTAGCTAGGACTTCTTGACGACTTAGCGGCATCGTCGGGGTGCGCAAGGGGTACGCCTCGTGGGAGTAAATTATCGGGAGACCGGCGTCGGTGTAAAACCAACACGCGCTCATGTCGGCATGGCCAGTGTGGTCAGCGCCGTGACTGGGCCTGACGCCGAGTACACGGCTGTCAGCGCAGCTTGGGCGCCGTCTCACGAGGTCACGGTAGAGTCCGTGTCGGGGCGCCGTCCAGCGGTGCATCGTAGTGGTATGGTACTTGAAGCAGCACCGCAACAACATGTATGTCGCGAGCAACCTGTACGTCGCAAGCATAGCAGCTCATGGCTCGTCGTCTCGAGTTGGTCAGTTCATCAGCCTGCATGGAACACTCATGGCCTGGTGCATCACACACCATGGTCTAGTGCATCACGTGTACTTGGACTCTGCAAGCTGTATACATGCATAGCTGCCTCCGCTGCTGCTCCTCATCTGCGCCACTTGAACCTGTACATCAGGGACAAACCGAGTCCCACGCCGGCAAGCTGCAGCTATATCTGTTCGCCATGATGTGCGCTGCTACTATACGCCGAGATGCACGTCAAGTCGAACTTGTACGCCGATGAACATAGGCCCGTAGGTGCCTCCGAGGGTTCAATGAAGCCAGCAGTAACAGGCTGCACACCCGCAGCGCCTCGGTGCCATTGTCTCGTCCCTGGTTCAAGGTGTGGAGATGGCCGCGACGTGCGCTGCACCGGCGCTCCGTATTAAACCTGTACATCGGTGATGCTTCCCCTCGACCTGTCCACCAAGCAGTATGTCGAGCTTGCGCGGAGTGAAACCTGTCCGCCGCGCCGAGCTTGTAGCTTGGCATTGCCCCTGTGCACCAAGCGCCGTCGAACTGCCCTGTACGTCACCGCCTGGCTGCACCTGTCCGCCAACCGCCGAGCTGTTTCGAGCTCCGAGTTGCACCTGTACTGCTCATGCCTGTCGCCGTCGAGCTGCCGGGAGTACGTCCAAGCGTGTACGTGTACGTCAACCTCCTGGGACTGCGTCGATCCATCAACGTCCTGGGCTGCGCCTGAACTTGCACGCCGACGGCATGGCTCTCCTTGGTCATTGCCTTCGACCTCTGATGAGTCGCGGCCTTGGTACCGCACTGAACACCGTCGCGCAGGCTCCGGTGAAGTCCGCGTCGATGGGCTGCACGGCCGCAGCGCCTCGGCGTCCTTGACTTGGCCTAGctcatggcgatggagatggcggtgggctGCACGCCGGCAGCTCCGGCGCCGGTACATCGTCACCGTCCACGGCCTTGCCGGTGTGTGTGCTGTAGAGAGAAATAGGGAGAGTTTGGCAATATTAACCGTGATTCTCACCATTGGAGAAGCTCATCTTCGCTTCCATGGCCGCTCCTCCTTCTTGAACCTGTACGTCTTGCTCCAAGTGCGGTTGCCGCTGGCTATGGTTGAGTGCTGGATGCGATCTCTCCCTTGCCAACTCCTCCCTTCGCGTCTTCTCTGTATCTTTTTCTCTGTCTCCTCGCACGGTGCATGGTTGCTTCTATTTATAGGCGGCCTGCCCAGCATCAAGATAAAGATCGCAGCGTGTTTTCCGGAACAAACTCCCCGATGGATTCCTCTGATTTCTTTCGTCGACCGCACGTCTGCTGTTTAAAATTTTATCTGTTTTGCTTCTAGAAGATTCTCTTCTGAACCAAGTTGTTATGCATCGGACTCTCGGCTGATCGGTTCGTCGCGTGCGCGGGGAGATGCTGGGCCGGACAACATCATGCTCGTATACGTGCTGAATCCATTAGCATACCAGAGGTATACATACACATGTATTTAAATGGTTTCTTGGCTGACGAGTGGACCTGGCCGATCGATGCATACTCATGTACGCGTGATGAGCTAGCTCACGTATATGTTAGGTCTTTTCAGACCTTAGAGCTCTGCATACTTATACGTATATAAAATTTGCTGATAATTTAGCAGCCGAACTCTGTCATTTAAACGCCAAAAATTCATCGAACAGTGGTCAAGATGAGACAATTCAACATCTTTTTATTCCCATGCCTTTATTTAATGTATGGAGGATTGTATACATGACTTTCAATATCCCACCTCCCGCCAATATTACATGTTTCGGAATTGGTTTAATAGATTAGCTAAAAAAAATAAAGACCACATTATAGTTGATGTGTGCGTTTACTttggactatatatggaaaatgtAAACTGACTTtatctttaacaaaaaaaaaatcctatcatttttgcaggttattctttTGGCTACGTATTGGATCCATATGTGGTCTTATCTCAGCCGGTGGAGGGTGTTCATGCCATGGAGTTTAGGTGTAACCATTTGGCAATGGTGGCATGAAATTTCTACAGCCGATACGGTTGACCTGCTGATCGAAGATTGAAATGATAGTGGCAAGTACTTTTTAGATGGTTGGTTCGTGTGGAGACTTTACGTGATCCATGAGCTATAATACATCTTTAATAAGACTTTATATAAATCCTTAGTAAAAAGGGTtttctgcatcaattgatgcatgtgCTGAATTTGTTTCCAGTGCGAGTGAGCAATCCAAATGTGCTGTTAGCGCGTCACACATTGGAAGCTCCAACCAGTTTGATTTGGACTAGACCTACATAACGGGATTGCTGGCTCGAGATAAACCTCTCGATATTCAAGCAATTTCGCTTGATTTGGTTCCTGTGTGTATCATATATGATTGCTGCCGGTCCCTCAGACTGCAGTAAGTCCAGCACGATGCGGGGCTCAAGCTCAACTGCCTCTATTATTAACTAGACCATTATGGCGCGCTTCGCCGCCCGTCCATTGTGAAGAAAATATGAAAGAACTACTTCAAAAAGTGGAGCAGGACAAACATACCATAAAACTTGAATTTTTATTTACAAAAAAAGCCTGGGCATAGAAGGTCAAGCTTGTTTGTTTCATTACCTttccttgacataccaccccacGGTCCCACACTTATTTTACATATTAGTAATGTATAATAGTTGTACGTCAAACACAAGTACATAGTAGTAATCATATAAATGCATTCATTTTAAGCCATTATTTCGAACCGGAGGGAGTAATCAGCTCAACTGGAATCACCTATAAGTTATAAATGACGTGTTTGATATACGTCTCACTGGGAAAAATAACTATACTTCTTGGGAGAGGTGTTTCTGGTCCCGAGCACAGATACACCCTTTATCTGAACCGTGCGTGGAGTGTAGGGATCTACGTCCCAGCAGCTTTTCCGCTGAACTACACCTCAGCAATAAATGGCGTAAATTATGGACCTCGCCGTGTACGGTAGGCCAAAAGTGATGGCCGTGGAGGCATGACGTTCCTGGACTGCGGGGACATATCGCAGGAATTACATGGACCTTGGTACAGAAACACGCGTCTGTGTAATATGTAGGCCTGGATTAGCCTGCAGATGGAGCTAAGGCGAGCGGCGGCAAAAAATCGGTCGACACAAACTCGGCGGCTGGACCTTGGGCGGCGCTGGATCGAACGCGGACGGCATCGTTGGCTTCACAGCCTCCTctacttctctctctctctctctctctctctctctctctctctctctctctctcagcctCTCAGGCCGGCGGCGGGGGCTGCTGCCTTCAGCTCGTCACTGTCTCGGGCGTGGGTGGAAGAACGGCGAGATGGGCCGGCGGCGGTCAGCGGCCGAGACGAGCAGCCGCAGAATCTGCGTGTGCccggcctccgacgccgcctcgtgCGCCACAACGAACGCCTCCTTGGTCTTGTGCGATGGGAGGTGATGCCGAATCGTGGTGCTGGGTTGGGGAAAGAAAATGAAACTGCGTCTCTCCGTCAAAACATTACGTTCCCACAGAAAATTTCTCAATTGCGAAGGAGCTGGGTAGATTCCCCTCCGGCCGCGCTGTAGCTTGGATGGATTGATGCAACGGAGACGGCCGTGAGCACATTGATGAGCTCTTATGTGGTGGTCCATGCACTATTCACAATAAAGAATACACTTAAAATACATGAGCAAATACACTGGAATGCAGAGAGAAGGTGAACGTGATTGGTTTAGAAATAGGGAGCATCTGAGCCCGGGATCAGAAAGGCATTTCCCATACTTCTTTAGTTACTTTGTCTCTCAGTCCTTGGCCCAGTACTTCAGTAGTAACTCGATCCCATACAAGAATGTATGAAGTCTCAATTAACGATTGCTTTAGTTTTTTTGCTGATTCCTAAAACTGTTAATCACAATGCAAGTAAATCGAGAGAAAAATATAGTAATCACGGCAAACGGGTAAGCCATAGATGTCAGTGAAACTGTGAAAGATAGCCCTTGTGCGTGCTTGCAGCTATTAGACGCACTGTCGTAAAATACCTTGGGCCGCTTGAAAACAAAGCTCATCTGTGAAGACGGGAGTAGGAAGCTACTTGATAATAAATAATGTCTAGTTAACTATCATATAAAAGATCAAACCTGATGAACTACAAAAGTACATGTTTCATAGAGTGAGAGGTCACGGTCTGTGATGTTTTGTACAATCAAGAGATAAGTAGTGAAACGTAGCATGTTTCTATGGGCTATGGCACAAACATGAGATCAGTGTGCTGGACATAACAAAAACATAAGTATGCATGAAGTCTACAAGGCAAAGTTTCCTTTGAAATTTTGTCAAATATCATAAAGAATTATCATTAGCTACCTTTGGAAATGAAGAAACCGAGAGAAACTCAAATGAAGGAGGCAGAGAGAAAAAACATCTCATATTGAATTGGTTGCCATAAACATGATATTGAGAATCCCGGCGCCACCGCGTGGACAAATCTATCTTCCGATTGACTTGTTTGCAGCCACATCCTTGATATGTATGTAGTTGTATCAACTTGTCCCAGTCTATCAAGACTAAACAGATATTAAACATACATGTTTGCTTCGGAAAAAAAACGATCTATGCCTTCTATTTACTACTGTGGGATGACTTGAGGCCAATATATTTTATTGCAGCAAAAGTCACCCTTTTTAATGATGTTTATCGTTTAGTCGAACAACTTGATCGCATGCCAATACCCGAAGTCAGCATAACCTCATTGTTGCCAGCCTGCCATCATGCACATTTAGTAGATCAAAATATAGCATTTGATTGAATATCCCTCGACGATAGAGGGAGGGTGGCAGATCATACCTGCATCTGCCAAGCGTCCGTCGCCACTGCCATCCTTGCCACAAACCACTATTGCCAGTGCCATACCATGAGTGGCGATATCCATGATGCCACTCCAATTCGACAAGAAGGGATTTTTGATTTGTTGTGTTGAAGTTCCCTGTTGTGATAATAACATGTAGCGCTAGTTCTTGTGTTTTGAGGTCAGACGGTGATGATTGTATCAAAAAGAAAAAATTGTTCTGGCGAACTGTTTCTTGCTCCTGCTTGGGCACATGCATGTTTGTGTATATCATTTTCAGTGAATGCAGTGGCGCTAAGTTACTCAATTCGGGAAAAGGGTGGACTGTAGGTAGCATCATCTTATGCATATCCTATTTGACTTCTTGCACATAATACAACATCGCCATGTTTTGGTAGTTTTTTTGCCCCATCATGTGTGTCAAATTGGATTCAACAAAAAAAAAGTCTAATTCCTGCTACACCGTAATAATAATTGTTCGAAACATATGTGAGAAGAAGGAAACCTCATTGCGTCTGACGATagttttctgtttcttcttttGAACAATTGAAACCCTGATTTTTATACCTTTTCCAATCTGTGTGGAAAGAAATTCACATGATAACTACAAGAATTAACTCTTGAGAAATTCTTCCGCAAAAAAATCTTGAGAAATTGGAGTCGTGAATAAAAAAGAGACCTAAAGGAAGAAATGAAAACAACCGCGGTTGTGGTTGCAGAGTTATTGCGAGAATCAATTTCTGCTAGTCTCTTCTATCCAAGGGAGAACTAAGAAATATTAGCGCCTCAATATTAAGAAAAACATGTGCTAAAAGTAGTTGATCGGGCTGCTGCTGCAAAGGGACTCACCAGGCACCAGCAACATCCACGTCTAGATCTGTGTTTTGACGGGTGGAGAAGACAAACAGCCAGGTTTATTCTCAAGACGAAGTAGGTGGGCGAACCAAGAAAGATGGGATGTACCCGGCGCCTCCCATCTAAATAGAAGAAAATAAGTCAGCCCAAGCGCCCGATGGATCTCAATCACCATTATTACCACGCAAGGAAACAGTCGGGTATTGTCATCATGAATGGTTAATTATGGGGCTGCAGAAACGGATTCGAAAAGATAACCTCGTAGCGCCGGAAGCCCGGAAAAGCGAACAGGATCAGCTGAGAATAAAAGAAATCAAAGCGCCTCCCGTACACATTCGTCGGCTCATTTGATTCACTATGAGCCCAATTAACATCTGGGCGCCGAAATCAACCTCTAGAGTAGAGGCCCAGCTACGCTCGCCCGCTGTTACCGGCAAAATGAAGAATCTAACAACGTGCAAGTTAATGTGCGGGCTGATGAAATGATCGTGTCCGTTTGGAAGTAATATCCGACGGCTGACGTGCTCAAATCACTGTAGATGGCCGTAGGTGGTTCCATTTTACTGTTTACTAATTCGCGCCTCCgatcacaccaccaccaccacagcaTCCTTCACTGTTAGTGTGCGACGAACTGATGGCCCGACCACGATGCGGGGCTCTATGCATCCTGCTCGCCGTCGTTTTCGCTGCGGCAGCGGCGGAGGAAACAGACAACCAGTCCACGTACATTGTGCACGTCGCGCACAAGCACGCGCCGCTGCTGCCAGGCCGCGGCGGACTGCTAGCCACCGGAGCATACGGCTCGTTCCTGCGTGACCACATCCCCGTGCACATGTCCGTCCCGGCGCCAAGGGTGCTCTACTCCTACTCCCACGCGGCAACGGGCTTCGCGGCGCGCCTCACGGGACGCCAGGCTGCGCACCTAGCGGCCCAGCGTTCCGTCCTCGCCGTCGTCCCCGACGCGACGCTTCAGCTGCACACCACGCTGACGCCGTCCTTCCTCGGCCTCTCCTCTTCGTCCGGCTTGCTCCCGGCGTCCAATGGCGCCACGGACGTCGTCATTGGCGTCATGGACTCCAGCGTGTACCCCATCGACCGCGCCTCGTTCGCGGCGGACCCGTCGCTGCCGCCGCTTCCGCCTGGCAagttccgagggagctgcgtcTCGGCTCCGTCGTTCAATGCCTCCGCGTACTGCAACGGCAAGCTGGTCGGCGCCAAGGCTTTCTACGAGGGTTACGAGCTTCAACTTGGTCGCCTGATCAACGAGACGGAGGAGTCGAGGTCGCCGCTCGACACCAACGGCCATGGCACGCACACCGCGTCCACAGCCGCCGGATCCGCCGTGGCGGACGCGGCCTTGTACGGCTACGCCAGAGGGAAAGCCGTCGGCATGGCCCCGGGCGCGCGCATCGCGTCCTACAAGGTGTGCTGGAAATACGGTTGCATGACCTCTGACGTCCTCGCCGCCTTTGACGAGGCTATCGCCGACGGGGTGGACGTCATCTCCACTTCGCTCGGCTCCACGGGCTCGGTAGAGCCGTTTGATATGGATATCATGGCCGTGGGCGCCTTCAGCACCGTCCGCAAGGGAATCCTAGTCTCGGCCTCCACGGGAAACTCCGGTCCCGGCGAGTCTACTGCCCGCaacgtcgcgccgtggttgctcacAGTCGGCGCGTCAACCGTCAACCGCCGGTTCGCAGCGGACGTGGTTCTCGGCAACGGCGATACATTCCCAGGCTCTTCCTTCTACGCCGGCCCCCCGCTTGGCGCAACCAAGGTACCGCTGATATACGGCCGGACCGTCGGCTCAAAGACCTGTGAAGCCGGGAAGCTGAACGCCAGCCTGGTCGCCGGGAAGATCGTTCTATGCGGCCCCGGCGTGAATTTCGAGCAAGGGGACGCTGTGAAACTCGCTGGCGGCGTGGGAGCCATCTTCACGAGCGCCAAGGAGTTGGGCGAGCAGGCGTTCGGCAGCCCCCAAATCCTCCCCGCTACAGCCGTCACCTTCGCCGCCGCCAAGAAGATTCAGAAATACATAAGCAAGAATGCATCCCCCATGGGGACGATCGTGTTCCAGGGCACCGTCATCGGCGGCCCGACACCTCCTTCCCCTAGAATGGCGTCCTTCTCGAGCCGCGGGCCAAACGTCCTCGCGCCGGAGATCCTCAAGCCGGACATCACTGCCCCCGGCGTGGAAATCCTCGCTGCTTGGACCGGCGCCAGCTCGCCTTCGGGCCTCGAGTGGGACACGAGGCGAGTGCAATACAACATCGTGTCAGGGACGTCCATGTCGTGCCCGCACGTGAGCGGCATCGCGGCGTTGCTCCGGCAGGCCAGGCCGGAGTGGAGCCCCGCCGCCATTAAGTCTGCGCTGATGACCACCGCGTACAACTTAGACAGCACCGGCGGTCTCATCGGCGACACGTCCACCGGCAAGGCGTCCACGCCGTTCGGGCGCGGGGCCGGACACGTGGACCCCAACCGCGCCGTCGACCCAGGCCTGGTGTACGACGCCGGCGCCGAGGACTACATCACCTTCCTCTGCGCGCTCGGCTACACCGATGATCAGGTAGCCATCTTCACGAGAGATGGACCGGCGACCAACTGCTGGGCGCACGCGGGCTCCTCCGTCGGGGACCTTAACTACCCGGCCTTCGCGGCGGTGTTCAGCTCGAAAAAACACAAGGTCATCACTCAGCGCCGTATGGTGCGCAACGTCGGCGGAAACACCGAGGCCACCTATAATGCCACGGTCACCAGTCCCGTCGGCGTGCGCGTCACGGTGAATCCGCCAAAGCTACGGTTCAACGTGACCAAAGAGACGCAGGAGTACGAAATCACCTTCAAGCGAGCCGCAGGGAGCATCAAGGAGGCCTACACTTTCGGGTCGATCGTGTGGAGCGACGGCGAGCACACGGTGACGAGCCCCATCGCAATAACTTGGCCGTCGACGAGCAAAATAGCGGATATATGATGTGTGGGTTGGTTTTGCAGTTGCTGGCTGGCGGTGTGTCCCCTCACTGCCCTAAAGTTGCAAAGATATGATGAACCACACATGAGAATACTACTATATATGTGAGATTTCAGAATTCACACCCTAGGAGAACCAAGCACTGACTTAACGGCCTGAGCTCGCCCACCCATGGTTCGAGTTGCAGGTGCGATATTCAGCCCAAGCTTCGCCACTGCCGCTTTGGTGGTGAAGTCAAGCTCTACACTAGTGGAAAATGGTGCTTTTGCACCGATTGGTAagggccatatgcaccggatgcccaaccggtgcaaatcatccggtgcaaaaggccccctcttttgcaccggttcagttGCGAACCGGTGCTAAATGGGCACCACGTGGCGGCTGTCGGGCGCCCGAGCGagaggacctttagcaccggttcgtattacgaaccggtgctaaagggtctgccgcggcaggaaaatgtcccaaaacgctgccgcggtagaaccccgctaccgtaatttttttcgaattatttttcactccttttctttttccttttttttcagaatttctattattttagttatttcacaagtttagtatctaactacccttatctctagtctaattacttactcgtgcttagacttcccgctcggtcacccatcctcccactactctagcactagcacgcttaactttcaagttcctttccatcccgtatccaagtgcttcgcgcgcatgtatgtgatagtagttgatgacccacaagtataggggatcgcaacagtcttcgagggaagtaaaacccaatttattgattcgacacaaggggagacaaagaacacttggaagccttaacagcggagttgtcaattcagctgcacctgaaaacagacttgctcgcaagagtttatcgatgtaATGCTTTATAGCAAAGAGTGTAGTGAAATAACAAGCACGagcaacagagacagcagtagtgattttagtaaacagcaggattaaaatactgtaggcacggggacggatgacgggcgttgcatggatgagagaaactcatgtaacaatcatagcagggcatttgcagataataataaaacggtgtccaagtacaaagcaatcaataggcatgtgttccatatatagtcgtgcgtgctcgcaatgagaaacttgcacaacatcttttgtcctaccagccggtggcagccgggcctcaagggaaactactggatattaaggtactccttttaatagagtaccagagcaaagcattaacactccgtgaacacatgtgatcctcacatcactaccattccctccggttgtcccgatttctatcacttcggggccatcggttccggacagcgacatgtgtatacaacttataggtaagaccataaacaatgattatcttgatgaaacaataacatgttcagatctgagatcatggcactcgggccctattgacaagcattaagcataacaagttgcaacaatatcatcaaagtaccaattacggacactaggcactatgccctaacaatcttatgctattacatgaccaatctcatccaatccctaccatccccttcggcctacagcgggggaattactcacacatggatgggggaaacatggctggttgatgtagaggcgttggcggtgatggcggtgatgatctcctccaattccccgtcccggcggagtgccagaacggagacttctggctcccgcgacgaagtttcgcgatgtggcggcgttctggagggtttctggcgacttcgacttttttctgtgcgtttttaggtcgaggccaataaatagtccgaaggagggcgtcggaggccggccgagggggccacaccacatggccgcgcggccccccctgggccgcgccgccctatggtgtggggccctcgggcctccacctggtttgtccttctggctccgtcggttccgggaaaatagggccttctgcataaattccgaggattttcccgaaagttggatttctgcacaaaaacgagacaccagaacagttctgctgaaaacagcgttagtccgtgttagttgcatccaaaatacacaaattagaggcaaaacaatagcaaaagtgttcgggaaagtagatacgttttggacgtatcaactccccccaagcttagcttattgcttgtcctcaagcaattcagttaacaactgagcgataaaataactttcacgaacacatttgctcatatgatgtatatattctcatgttatggctaatacttaagcagttcataatgagatacatgcaaataagatcatctaacagctatgtcaatcatggagaggtaccaacaattaataataagcatcatgaatcatgtatataagcaggattgcaatgttcataagagagtatgataaagtggtatctcgcttgcctgtgtttgattggcaaaacataaatgcccgggcacctctggagttcatagaaagactagaagtagtgattgtcaaagataaaagcatcaaagttataccacaatcaatcatattttgagacaagc
This region of Lolium perenne isolate Kyuss_39 chromosome 2, Kyuss_2.0, whole genome shotgun sequence genomic DNA includes:
- the LOC127336596 gene encoding subtilisin-like protease SBT1.4, which codes for MSVPAPRVLYSYSHAATGFAARLTGRQAAHLAAQRSVLAVVPDATLQLHTTLTPSFLGLSSSSGLLPASNGATDVVIGVMDSSVYPIDRASFAADPSLPPLPPGKFRGSCVSAPSFNASAYCNGKLVGAKAFYEGYELQLGRLINETEESRSPLDTNGHGTHTASTAAGSAVADAALYGYARGKAVGMAPGARIASYKVCWKYGCMTSDVLAAFDEAIADGVDVISTSLGSTGSVEPFDMDIMAVGAFSTVRKGILVSASTGNSGPGESTARNVAPWLLTVGASTVNRRFAADVVLGNGDTFPGSSFYAGPPLGATKVPLIYGRTVGSKTCEAGKLNASLVAGKIVLCGPGVNFEQGDAVKLAGGVGAIFTSAKELGEQAFGSPQILPATAVTFAAAKKIQKYISKNASPMGTIVFQGTVIGGPTPPSPRMASFSSRGPNVLAPEILKPDITAPGVEILAAWTGASSPSGLEWDTRRVQYNIVSGTSMSCPHVSGIAALLRQARPEWSPAAIKSALMTTAYNLDSTGGLIGDTSTGKASTPFGRGAGHVDPNRAVDPGLVYDAGAEDYITFLCALGYTDDQVAIFTRDGPATNCWAHAGSSVGDLNYPAFAAVFSSKKHKVITQRRMVRNVGGNTEATYNATVTSPVGVRVTVNPPKLRFNVTKETQEYEITFKRAAGSIKEAYTFGSIVWSDGEHTVTSPIAITWPSTSKIADI